GGTCAGTTACCGGCAGCTGCTGATTCCGGTAGCGATGGCTTCTGTCAAAGTAGTCCGCGAGCAGTGTCCGGGCATCGCCGATTCTCGATGCCGCCAGACGGGATACGGCTATCTCCGGCGTGATCGAGTCAAGGTGAAGGTCGTAGATGGAGTCCGAGCCGGGGATGAGGCTGTCGAGGGAGTCGTGCTTGACGAAGCTGTCGTGCCAGGCGCCGTCCAGGTCCATGAAGAAGAGGTCGCAGGGAAACTCCTCGTAGCCGTCATTCGCGCCCTGGTTGTTGAAGTCATCAATCATCTGGAACCAGGCAATGGGCAGGTCGCCGACGAACACCGCCGACGACATGCCGGTCATGTGCTCCCGGCTGAGGAGGGACTTCAGGGATTCGGGCGAGTTGCCGCTGACCGAGAAGACCGCGACGGCCACACTCTCGTACTCCATGTCGATAGCCAGTGTCTCGAGCGCGGGGCCGAGGGCACCGGCCAGAGTCTCCTCCACGAAGAAGTCGACGCGGCTCTCGAGCCGGACCGGCGATATCAGTTGCTTGAAGCGGAAGGGCTGCGGCGTCTGCTGGGAGTGCCACTCGGCGTAGCTGAGCGGTCTCGAGTTGTCCGGGCTCAGCCAGCGGAGCGGCTTGACGTCGGAAGTCCCGGCGGAGGCGAGCAGGATGATCGAAAGTATGAATTGCATCAGTTACCTCAGTTTGGCTGTCAGTAGGGTCAGGTGACTCCAATCAGTCTAGCTGGGGGGTGTTGAGGGTCAAGGGACGTAAGGCCAATGACGAAACTCGAAGTCCGAATGACGATTGAAGCTCGAAGGCGGACTGCGGGCCACGAAAGCACGCACCGTCTGACAGGAAACGCTGCGGCCAAGGTCACGAAAGACGGGAGCAGAAGGTCCATGCCCCGTTTCATTCTCTTTCGTGTTTTCGTGGCTGTTGCGCTCGGGATCTGCGCCCGCCGCTGACGATTGACTTTCAGGCGAAAAGCGGGAAGATTTGTACTCTTGACCAAAGCCAAGGCACGAGCCGAAATCGGCAGACTGAGCCGCGAGCTCTCCGAGCATAACTACCGGTATTACGTGCTTGCCCAACCTACCATCAGCGACTTTGAGTACGACCAGATGCTGAAGCGGCTGGAGCAGCTTGAGCAGGAGTTCCCGGAACTGGTCTTGCCCGAATCGCCGACCCGCCGCGTCGGGGGCGAGCCGCTCAAGGAGTTCGCCTCCGTTGCCCACGACCCGCCGATGCTCTCGCTCGACAACACCTACTCATACGATGAGCTCCGCGACTTCGATGCCCGCGTGAAGAAGGTCGTGCCGGAACCGGTCTACCTGGTGCAGCAGAAGATCGACGGCGTGGCCGTGTCGCTCCGCTACGAGGGTTTCGCGTTCGGGCGGGGCGCGACCCGGGGCGACGGTTCGAGGGGCGACGACGTCACCGCCAACCTGCGGACGGTGAACTCGCTGCCGCTGCGCCTGCGTGACGAGCGTCGGGGCTTTGAACGGTTCGAAGTCAGGGGCGAGGCCTACATGCCGCGCCGGGAATTCGAGCGGATCAACGCCGAGCGCGAGGAGGAAGGGCTGGCTGCCTTCGCCAATCCGCGTAACGCCACTGCCGGGACGCTCAAGTTGCTCGATTCGAGGCTGGTGCGGAAGCGGCGGCTCGACTGCTTCGTCCACACGGTGCCGAGGCGTATAGAGGGTATCGCCGCCGACCACGAGGTGCTGGTCGCGCTCAAGGAACTCGGGTTCAAGACCGCACCGGAGAGCAGGCTCTTCGCCGGCATCGACGAGGTCGTCGCCTACTGCGACGGCTGGCAGGCGCACCGGCACGACCTGCCGTACGATATCGACGGCATGGTGGTGAAGGTCGACCGCTTCAGCGACCGCGAGGAACTGGGCATGACCGAGAAGAGCCCGCGCTGGGCCGTGGCCTACAAGTATGCGCCCGAGGAAGCCGAGACCGAGGTATTGAAGATCTACTTCAACGTCGGCCGGCTGGGCACGGTGACGCCGGTGGCCGAAGTCGGTCAGGTGTTCATCTCCGGCACCAACGTCACCCATTCCACGCTGCACAACATGGACGAGGTGGAGCGGCTGGACATCCGCGTCGGGGACATGGTGGTTATCCACAAAGCGGGCGAGATCATTCCGCAGATACTGAAAGTGGTCCCGGACAAGGGACACAACAGGCGGTCAAGAGTGGCGATTCCGGAGCAGTGCCCGGCATGCGGGACCAGGCTTTTCAAAGAGTCGGACGAGGTAGCGTGGCGGTGCGTGAACGCTTCCTGCCCGGCCCAGCTCAAGGCGAGACTGCTCCACTACGGGTCGCGTGCCGCTATGGACATCGAGGGGATGGGCGAGAAGCTGGTCGAACAACTGGTGGCGGCCGGGCTGGTGAAGAGCATTGCCGACCTGTACGAGCTGAACCCGGACGTGCTCCTCGGCCTGGAGAGGATGGGGGAGAAGTCGGTCGCCGGGCTGCTCGCGGCAGTCGAGTCGAGCAAATCACGGCCGTTCACGCGACTGGTCTTCGGTCTGGGAATCCGGCACATCGGCATCCACGCGGCGCGGCTGCTCGTGCAGGCGTTCGGTTCGTGGGACCGACTCTGCGCTGCCGCCGCAGCGGACGGGAGAACCGCCCAGGGCGCCAGGAACGCCAAGGCGCGGAAAGAGGACGAGATAGCGAACGTACCCGGAGTAGGGTCCGTGGTCGCCGAGTCGTTCCGCAACTTCCTGGCCGATGAAGAGAATCTGGCGCTGGTCAAACGGCTGCAGGCTGCCGGGCTCCGGTTCGAGGAGAAGAGGGCGGGCGGGCCAAGGCCGCTGGCGGGCAAGAAATTCGTGCTGACCGGTACACTCGTGAGCCTTTCGCGCGAGCAGGCCACGGAGATGATCGTTTCTCTGGGTGGCAGTGTGACGTCGTCGGTGTCAAAGAAGACCGACTTCGTCGTGGCCGG
This portion of the candidate division WOR-3 bacterium genome encodes:
- the ligA gene encoding NAD-dependent DNA ligase LigA encodes the protein MTKAKARAEIGRLSRELSEHNYRYYVLAQPTISDFEYDQMLKRLEQLEQEFPELVLPESPTRRVGGEPLKEFASVAHDPPMLSLDNTYSYDELRDFDARVKKVVPEPVYLVQQKIDGVAVSLRYEGFAFGRGATRGDGSRGDDVTANLRTVNSLPLRLRDERRGFERFEVRGEAYMPRREFERINAEREEEGLAAFANPRNATAGTLKLLDSRLVRKRRLDCFVHTVPRRIEGIAADHEVLVALKELGFKTAPESRLFAGIDEVVAYCDGWQAHRHDLPYDIDGMVVKVDRFSDREELGMTEKSPRWAVAYKYAPEEAETEVLKIYFNVGRLGTVTPVAEVGQVFISGTNVTHSTLHNMDEVERLDIRVGDMVVIHKAGEIIPQILKVVPDKGHNRRSRVAIPEQCPACGTRLFKESDEVAWRCVNASCPAQLKARLLHYGSRAAMDIEGMGEKLVEQLVAAGLVKSIADLYELNPDVLLGLERMGEKSVAGLLAAVESSKSRPFTRLVFGLGIRHIGIHAARLLVQAFGSWDRLCAAAAADGRTAQGARNAKARKEDEIANVPGVGSVVAESFRNFLADEENLALVKRLQAAGLRFEEKRAGGPRPLAGKKFVLTGTLVSLSREQATEMIVSLGGSVTSSVSKKTDFVVAGAAPGSKYDRARELGVKTVDEKEFKRLVAGGTREP